A window of the Tripterygium wilfordii isolate XIE 37 chromosome 12, ASM1340144v1, whole genome shotgun sequence genome harbors these coding sequences:
- the LOC120010627 gene encoding protein HEADING DATE REPRESSOR 1-like isoform X1: MDQSNNLGGGALNGFAPVSTTRIHWKSRKRSASGRMLNDVKEEIVHETPSKQETTPNDEKMEEPTPTSAELSERRKALFEPLEPANGRKPSNESLLPPPDFDAASYPRGWLVGKKRKLVNVDVVESMRRIAVQEMNRKDREINGLNEQLDEDARCLEHLQLQLLDERSKRTEVERENAMLQDQISMLMNMLQENEPEEDEGPEEP; encoded by the exons ATGGACCAGTCGAACAATTTGGGTGGTGGGGCTTTAAATGGATTCGCTCCAGTCTCTACTACTCGGATACATTGGAAATCTCGAAAGAGATCAG CTAGCGGGAGGATGTTGAATGACGTGAAGGAAGAAATAGTTCATGAAACACCCAGCAAACAGGAAACAACTCCGAATGATGAAAAGATGGAGGAGCCAACTCCCACTTCAGCTGAACTTTCTGAGCGTCGGAAGGCTCTTTTCGAGCCATTGGAACCGGCAAATGGTCGAAAACCATCAAATGAGTCTTTACTCCCACCTCCGGACTTTGATGCTGCAAGTTATCCCCGAGGCTGGCTGGTTGGCAAGAAGCGTAAGCTTGTTAATGTGGATGTAGTTGAGAGCATGCGGAGGATTGCCGTTCAGGAGATGAACAGAAAG GATCGAGAAATTAATGGTCTCAACGAGCAGCTAGACGAGGATGCACGGTGCCTAGAACATCTACAACTACAGCTTCTGGATGAAAGGAGCAAGCGAACTGAAGTTGAAAGAGAAAATGCTATGCTGCAAGACCAGATCTCCATGTTGATGAACATGCTGCAGGAAAATGAACCAGAGGAGGATGAAGGCCCTGAGGAACCTTAG
- the LOC120010627 gene encoding protein HEADING DATE REPRESSOR 1-like isoform X2, with amino-acid sequence MDSLQSLLLGYIGNLERDQNGDFFPTASGRMLNDVKEEIVHETPSKQETTPNDEKMEEPTPTSAELSERRKALFEPLEPANGRKPSNESLLPPPDFDAASYPRGWLVGKKRKLVNVDVVESMRRIAVQEMNRKDREINGLNEQLDEDARCLEHLQLQLLDERSKRTEVERENAMLQDQISMLMNMLQENEPEEDEGPEEP; translated from the exons ATGGATTCGCTCCAGTCTCTACTACTCGGATACATTGGAAATCTCGAAAGAGATCAG AATGGTGATTTCTTTCCAACAGCTAGCGGGAGGATGTTGAATGACGTGAAGGAAGAAATAGTTCATGAAACACCCAGCAAACAGGAAACAACTCCGAATGATGAAAAGATGGAGGAGCCAACTCCCACTTCAGCTGAACTTTCTGAGCGTCGGAAGGCTCTTTTCGAGCCATTGGAACCGGCAAATGGTCGAAAACCATCAAATGAGTCTTTACTCCCACCTCCGGACTTTGATGCTGCAAGTTATCCCCGAGGCTGGCTGGTTGGCAAGAAGCGTAAGCTTGTTAATGTGGATGTAGTTGAGAGCATGCGGAGGATTGCCGTTCAGGAGATGAACAGAAAG GATCGAGAAATTAATGGTCTCAACGAGCAGCTAGACGAGGATGCACGGTGCCTAGAACATCTACAACTACAGCTTCTGGATGAAAGGAGCAAGCGAACTGAAGTTGAAAGAGAAAATGCTATGCTGCAAGACCAGATCTCCATGTTGATGAACATGCTGCAGGAAAATGAACCAGAGGAGGATGAAGGCCCTGAGGAACCTTAG